CAGCTATGTTCGGCTGGAATCTGGTAATGCTCTTGCAGCTTGCCATCCTTCAGCAAACGGAAGAAATAATCGGTCGGGAAGTGCTGCTCCCCCTTTTCGTCCGCTTCTTTCCAGTATTCGAGCAAGTTGTGCTCGAAGTGGCGAATGACCGTTTCCGGAATGCAGGTATCGGTAACGCGATTGAAACCATCTTCACGAAGCTGGAACTCGTCTTCTGGCGACAGGTCGCGATAGTTGGTGCACATCGCGTAGTCGTCGTGGGCGACGAGGTTGAAGAAGTCTTCTTCGAAGTTGGCAGCCGTGCAACTGATGGCGTGTACCTTATCGGCACGGATCATCTCGGCCAGAGAAATGCCCAGTTCGGCCGTGCTCATGGCACCGGCGATCGACATGAACATCTTGCCACCTCCATCGACCATCGACTTGTAAGTCTTGGCCGCATCCAGCATCTCGCGAGCGTTGAAATGGCGGTAATGCTTCTCCATAAACGCGCTGATGCTCATCGTGTGCGACTCCTGCAGAAAACGGAAAGATTGCACCGCCGCCAATCGCACTTCGCGATACAGCCGGACGGACTGTTTTGAGGCGGACGATTATATCAGTGCGCCAAGGCGAGGAAAATTAGCCACGCTTCTCCCAGGATCTTTCCAATGGCAATCTTCATCGATCCGCACTGATTTTGCCCGCCAGAAATTCACTCGAGTCTACGGGTTTAGCGGAACCTGATCAGCGATGGGCCATATCTGCCCCATGATCGTAATAGTTCTCAAAAGTAGTGATAGGCAGTAATTGATGCATTTTCTGCAATAACCACCGTAGAGGGGTAGTTGTGTACCTATATTTCGTGTAAAGCGCAAAATTGAATAAAATCAAATAAAGTGGTTTGCTTTGTATTCAACGGGGGCTGTAGCATGCCCCAAAGGTTGAGGTTTTCTTCTCTGACTCGGCGTTCGTCGGGTTTCTCGCTGCGCAGCTTACCCCAAATTGCAGTCTTCCTAATTCTTCCATATCTCGTAGAGGAACAGAGTTATGAAATGTAGAAGGTCTCTGAGCGGATTCACGCTCGTCGAACTCCTGGTGGTGATCGCCATTATCGGTGTATTGGTCGCCCTGTTACTTCCGGCCGTCCAATCGGCCCGAGAGGCAGCACGTCGAGCGCAATGTACCAACCAGATGCGGCAGCTTGGGTTGGCCATTCACAACCACCACGACTCTCATAAGTTCTTTCCAACCGCAGGCCGAGGATGGGACTATTTGCCCACGTTCAACGTCAATCACGACCAGGTCGACGGCAGTCCATTGGTAGGTGCCCAGCAGGAAGCGGGATGGCAGTATCAGATCTTGCCCTACCTGGAACAGATGAACGTTTATCAGGGGGATAATTACGGCACGGCCGAAGAACGAGGCCATCGCATCGCTGAAGCGGTGATTCAAACCTATTACTGCCCCAGCCGCCGGGCCGCCGCGCCGACGCCCCAGTCGTATCGCCAAAGCAAGTACAAAAACGTCGCCATGACGGTCCCTTCCGGCACGCACGAGATCGGTAAGTCGGACTATACCGCATGCTGCCGAGACTCGCGTCCGCGAGAGCTGAACACCACCATGCCGAGCCAGTTCTCGGACGACTCGACTTCGCTCTACAACGTCGGCTTTAACGATATCAGCAACGGCTACGGCTGGGCGAAACGGACTGAGTATTGGAGTGGCGGTAAGACTGGCACGTTGACTTTCAGCGGCATTTCCGACGGTTCGTCGACGACTCTCTTCATTGGCGAGAAGCGGATGCAGGTCGGCTATATCGGCCAGAATCCTGGCAACGACGACAACGGCTGGGTGAGTGGCTGGGACAACGACTCGGTCGCGTTGGCCGGACGATTGCCAGGGCCAGATGCCCCAAATGTTCCTTACACCGACGCGTTCGGTTCGGCCCATCCCAGCGGATTCAATGCCTTGTTCGGGGATGGAAGTGTTCGACAGATTCCGTACGGTGTCGACGTTGTGGTGCTGGTTCGCATGTCCCACGTCGCTGACGGCCGTTCGTACAAAGACCCGTAAATCATGAAGGTCCGAAGTGCGCGGATTCCAGAATATTCCACAAGGTGAGGAACCATCACGTGAAACAAAAGTATTGCATTCTAAGCATGGCGTTGATCGCCCTGGCAGGACTTATCTTCAGCGGCTGTGGCAGCGGTGGAAACCAGGTAACGGTATCGGGACAGGTCGTCGAGAACGGCCAACCAATCCCAGTCCCGAATTACGAAGAAGGAGTGAACAACGTCGCGCTGGTCTTTGTGCCACTCGATGAATCGGGCGAGATGAAAGACGAAGCAGCCCATGGTGCGAACGCTTCGGAAGATGGCAAGTTCACCGTTACCGGCAACATGGGGAACGGCATTCCACCAGGAAAGTACCGCGTGGCAGTGCGTATGACCAGTATGTCCAAAGATGGCATGGCCAGCGACGATGCCTGGAAAGGGAAGTATGGTCCGACTTCGTCCCCGTTTGTGTTTGACATTAGCTCCAGCACGAAAGACCTGAAAATCGATCTCGCCGAGGCTCCCAAGTCGTGAGCGATTCGAGTCGGGGCAGCTTCAGTGACTTAGAAAGGCCGTGCTTCGCCCCAGGGTGGCCGCGGCCTTTTTCTATCGTGTCGAACTCGTCTTACCATCATCTATTCAGGATGTCGTTCCATGAAAAACTATCGAGGTTTCACCCTGGTCGAGCTGTTGGTGGTGATCGCCATCATCGGGGTGTTGGTCGCGTTGTTATTGCCGGCGGTGCAATCTGCCCGAGAAGCGGCACGACGAACGCAGTGTGCCAACCATATGCGTCAGATCGGCCTGGCAATCCACAATCATCACGACACACACCAGCACTTTCCAGCAGGTGGACGTGGGTGGCAACACTTTCCGACCTTCAATGTCGATTGGGGACAGACCGGAGGAAGTCCTGAGGTGGGCGTCAAGCAGGAGGCAGGTTGGATGTACCAGATTCTGCCTTACCTGGATCAGATGAATGTCTACCTGGGCGACAATCACGGGACCGTTGAAGAACGAGGCATTCGGATTTATGGCGCCGTGATTCCAACCTTTTACTGCCCCAGTCGCCGAGCCGCCGCGGCCACCCCACGTAACATAACCCCCAGCCTTTACCGCAGTGTCGACGTGGGGGCGCCTTCCGGCATGTATGAAGTTGGCAAGAACGATTACACCGCCTGCTGTGCTTCCGACCGACCGCACGAACTGAAGAACATCTTGCCGAGCAAATACCCGGACGACAACGCCCTGAACAATGCCGGTTTTCGCTCGATCTCTAATGGGTATGGCTTCATCAAGCGTACCGAGTACTGGCATCCCGATGGTCCTCGAAACACTGGCCTGTTGACTTTCTCGGGGATCCCCGACGGCTCGTCGACGACGCTGTTCGTGGGGGAGAAACGGATGGCGGTTTCGACGATCGGCCAAAATCCTGGGAATGATAACGAAGGGTATGCTTGCGGCTGGGACCAGGACACCATCGGCCGCGCCGACATGCTTAGCGGTCCCGACCTTCCGTCCATCGTTTCGACGGTGGCCTACGGCTCGGCGCACCCAGGGGGGTACAACGCATTGTTTGGTGACGGCAGTGTGATCAATCTGGCGTATGGCATCGATGTCGAAGTCCAGTCCCGCATGGGACACATCGCCGATGGCCGGTCATTCAAGATGCCGTAAATCGAACGGTCCGTAAGTCAACATGGGGCGAACAGGCTGGCCTGAATTTCACCAGGTCAGCCTGTTTTTTTCCTTTTAGCCCCCCGATACTGGCACATCTTTCGCGAATAGAATAACGCCACCATTGTTGTTTTGTTCCGAGGATGTCTCCATGGTTTATGTTGCCGCTACCTTATTGCTGTTGGCCAATATGACGGCCTGGGTATCGACCCTGATTACTCTGCCAGGCAACTGGATCTTGTTGCTGTTTACCTTTCTCTACGCCTTCTTTCTGCCGGCCGAATATTACCCGCGTGTCAGTTGGACCGTGGTGATCGTGATGGCCGTGTTGGCGATCCTTGGCGAAGTGCTCGAGTTCCTGGCAGGTGCCGCCGGAGCTGCCAAGCAAGGGGGAAGTCGCTGGGGGATCGTGCTTTCGCTCGTGGGTGCATTCGTCGGAAGTTTGACCGGCGCGATCATGCTGAGCTTTGTCCCGGTCATCGGAACGATGATCGGCGCGCTACTGGGTGGCGCCTTAGGTGCATTCGGCGGTGCTTGGGCTGGGGAACACAACACCGCGAAGACACACGAAGAACGCTGGGCGATCGGCAAAGGAGCATTCGTCGGACGCATTATGGGAACGGTCGGCAAGTTGGCCGTTGGCATCATTATGCTGGTGCTGGTGACGCTGGACTCGTTCTTCGATCTCTCGGCCCGACCAATTGTGACCGAGGCCGTTTCGATGTTGTCGCCTTAGCCGGCAGCAACTACGCCAGGTACTTAGCACTCAGCTTGCGAACCGTGTTCATATTCCGCATGGTGCTGCTCGGCAGTTTCAAGGCTTTCATCTCCGGCAGGTTCCACACCTCGGAATCGGACATCTTGCCATAGCGTAGCCAGAAGATCTCGCGCCCAACCACACGGAAGAGGTCTTCATCCGTCTCGATCGTCTCCAAAGCTTTGACTGTCTTCGGTGCCAAAGCTTTCGCTAGAAACGAAACGTGCATGCTCCAGCCGTCTTCGCTTTGCTGCGGAAAAATCTCGGCCGAAGCGATCTGGCGAACTTCGGCTGCGGTCCGGACGAAGGTGTCGACTTCATACCCGAGTGAGTGCTGCAGATGATCAGCGATTTCGCTCGCCAGTTTGGCGTCGCTCTTCTTAGCCGTCTGAAAGATCACGTTGCCACTGGCGATGTAGGTCTCGACCGCGTCGTAACCCAGCTCTTCGAAGTAACCGCGTAACTGATCCATCGAAAGCCGGCGTCGGCCCAGGTTCAGCCCACGCATGAACGCAACGTATTGAGATAGTTTTGCCATGCGGCTGTTCTAGCAGAACAACAGCACGCTGACGAGTTCTTCCAGCTAGTTCTTCAGGTCGAAGTCGAAGCTGGTTTGTGAGTCCGAAACGGAAGCCTTCAGTTCTGATGTCCGCACCGAGTGGTACTGGGCTGGGATGCTGTTGTCGTACTTCTTCATCGGTGGTGAGTTCGGATTCTTGGAAGGAACTTCGACCATCGATGGCTCGACGGCGACCTGGTATTCCCCGGTCGGAATCGAAACCTGATAGGTACCATTGCCGACGTCGCTGCGACTGGCGTAACCGGTCGCTGGGTTTTCAAACGAGATCGAGCCCCCTTGGACCGGCTTGCCATCCATGGTGACATTGCCCGTCACGGTGACCATGTGCGGGCCTGCGGGGCCACAACCGGCAATCAACAACAAGGCAGAAGCAAGCAGAAGGAACTTGGACATGACGATTTCGCTTGGAAGAGCAGGGGGCGAGGTGATGGGAAGAGTGCCACATAAGTGACGCGGCTACTTGCGTCACTTACGAGTTCAAACGCATTGCCTTACGGCAGTTGGACTACGTTGCCGTCGTCGCGATCGGCCAGGTTCTTGCCAACATTCACGTCCAGCGTTTCAGGCAGAAAGCGAATCGAGGCATCCGACACAATGACCAAAGCACCGCCTGGGTGAGCCGACTGAATCGGCGTGTTGCAGGCATCGGCCTTGGCCCAATTGCCACCGATGATGCTCGTGCCGATTCCCTGTCGAACCGTCGTGATGTTCCAGCAACGCGTATCCGCGCCCCACGATCCATCCGTGCCATTCGGCCGAGCTGTGATCTTGGCACCCATGTACCAACCACTCACGGGATGACCGCGACCATCAAAGGTCTTGTTGCTGCCGTCGGTGGTGAAGCCTGATTGTTCGGCGATGCAGAACGTGTTCGACGTGCCGTCGGTGATGTCGCGGAACGACGTTCCCACGAAGTTACGGAACACGCCACCATCCGAGATGTAGCTACTGTTCGTTGCCGCATGATCGGTGGTGATATGGTTGTCGCTCCCAGCGATCAAGATGTAATCGGTCTGCTGGATTGAAACGGTATCGCCGGAAGGACCAGCCGTTTCAAAGCGAGGGAGCGGGCTGGAAGGGCACCAGTAACCGTCGACCGAGATGTCTTTCAAGATCGCCCGCAACGGACCCGATCCGGTCGACCCCAGCCAGAAGGTCATGCGGAAGTTGTTCGAGGTGGTCTTTATCTGGTTGAACAGAGCACCTTGTTCCATGAAAGGCAACAACGAAACCCAGGCGGTCGGGCCATGCGCGCCTGTGTTGGCCGCGCCGGCGATCGACGAAGGTGGGAACGTGTTGAAGGTGTCGTGATAGTTGTGCAGAGCCAACCCGATCTGTTTCAGGTTGTTGCTGCAGCTCATTCGGCGTGCCGCCTCACGAGCTTGCTGGACCGCCGGCAGCAGCAAGGCGATCAACACACCAATGATGGCGATCACCACCAATAGCTCGACCAGCGTGAAACCTCTTCTTTGCATGACGGGACGTCCTTGGGGAGTGGCAATAAAAATCGATATTCGCGCGAATATTTTTAGTTTATGCCCGCTTTGGGAATGGACAATGGCTGTTTGTCAGTTAACGGTAAAATCGGCCATGAAATCGCAATGATAGCGGAGTGGATCTTGTCGCTGTACTCCCGTAAGGAGGGGTGAGCTTCATGCTAAACCGCTCTGCAGAACTAGATGCCGCAGCCACAACCGCTCGACCAGACTCGGCCATCAGCCGCCATGATCGGTTGGTGTTGATGTTGTGGCGGTGCGGGTTGCGAGTTGTCGTAGCCGCCGAAGCGAGCCACCGGCGACCAATCGGGACTGACCGCTGGCAAGGCCGGAGCCAGAGAACGGAACTCTTCGTTTCCATAGACCACTTTGCCGCCGACAACTGTCAGCACACTTTCAAGTCCGCGGATCGCGTTCTCTTCGACTGAAAAGTAGTCGTCGCTCAGCACGGCCAGGTCGCCATAGTGACCAACGCTCAAGGTCCCCTTCTTGTCGTCGTCATGACTGAACCAGGCACTTCCCGCGGTGTAGAGTCGCAACGCTTCTTCACGCGACAGGCGATCACTTTCGTCATGCATGACCGTGCCGCCGACCGTTTTCGAGGTCACCATCCACCACAAGCATGTCCATGGATGGTAACTCGCCACACGAGTTCCGTCGGTCCCTGCGCCGACTGGCAGCCCCATCTGTAACATCTTGCGAAGCGGCGGCTTTCGTTTCACCGACTCGGTCCCGTAGCGGCGAATGTAGTACTCGCCTTGGTACGCCATCCGGTGCTGGATGGCGATCCCGCCTCCCATGGCCGCGATGCGTTCGAGGTTCTGATCGGAAACCGTTTCGGCATGATCGATGAACCAACGCAACTGATCGATCGGAGTGTCGCGATGGACACGTTCAAAGATGTCGAGAAAGCGTCCGATCGATTCGTCGTAGGTCGCATGGATTCGCCAAGGCCAATTCGATTCGGCCAGCGTACGAACGACCGCTTCCAGTTCGTGTTCCATCGTCGGGCGAAGATCAGGACGCGGCTGGAGGAAGTTCTCGAAGTCAGCGGCACTCCAAACAAGGTTCTCGCCGGCGCCGTTGACCTTCAGCAAGTCGCTGCCGGCACCTGGGCGAGTCATACCCAGCCAGCGACGATAGTCGTTCAGTTCTTCTCCCGGTTTCTGGGCAAACAGGCTATACGCAATCCGCAGCGTCAGATGCCCATCGTCATCCAGCTTTCTGACCACGGCGTAATCATCGGGATAGTTCTGCCCGCCACCGCCTGCGTCGGAAGCACTGGTCACGCCGAACCGATTGAGCTCGCGCATGTACTGCCGAGTAGAATTCAATTGGTCTTCGTACGAGAGCTTTGGGGCGTTGGCGATCGTCGAGTAAAGAATCAACGCGCTCGGCTCGGCAATCAGCAGCCCGGTCGGATTGCCTTGACGGTCGCGAGCGATCAAGCCGCCGGGTGGATTCGGCGTGGTTTTGTCGAAGCCAAGTGCTCGCAGGGCCGCCTTGTTGAGCATGGCCGAATCGTAAAGGTGCAGCACCAACACCGGAGTATCAGGGGCGGCCTGGTTGATCTCGTCGAGGGTCGGCATGCGACCTTCGGCGAATTGAAATTCGTTCCATCCACCGATGATGCGAACCCATTGAGGCGGCGGCGTGTTCTCGGCTTGGACTCGAAGTTGTTCGAGGGCCTGGGCAACGGTTGGCACGCCGTCCCAGCGAAGTTCCAGGTTGTAATACAAGCCGGCGCGAATGACGTGCAAGTGCGAGTCGTTCAGACCGGGAATGACTCGTCGCTGATTCAGGTCGATGACTTTGGTCTGAGAGTCTGCCAGTGGGAGGATCTCTGGATCGCTTCCCAACGCTGAGACTTTACCGTCGGAGATCGCCACGGCGGTCACTTCCGGCTGAGATGGATCGAGCGTCGTGATCTTACCGTGATGAAGAATCAGTTGCGGGGCCATGGTCCAATATCCCAATATGAGTAACTGGCGGATGCAGCCAGGGAGCAAAGAAACGAGTCAGTACCGGCATCACACCCCAAGCCAACGTGACCGTGACAAACATGGTTGTCACCGCGGTCGCGATCAGGCTGTGGAGGTTGACGAGAACTGGAGGGAGCACGTTGCCCCAGAACAGCACACTGGGAAAGACGCCCAGCCAGGTAATGATGGCCATCTTCCAGCGCGGCGGACTCTTCTTTGGATCACGGAAGAACATCTCGAGCCCGTCGATCTTGCGACGCGTCGCTTCTTCCACCACCATCGATTTGGTGCGTTCGTGAAAGTCGCGAAAACGCTGCGAGCGATAAAACGCATCGCAAGAGGCCTGATCTTCAAAGGAACGCAAGATACCGTACTCACAGCCAACCGAGCCTGGGACCGGCGCCAACAGAAGGACGCCTGCGGTGCCTGGTTCGTGAAGCGAGTCGCGAGCGAACTCTCGGAGGGCGGTTTCGTAATCCGCTTCTCGACCAGGACGGGCTTCGTGCGTGATGGCAACATGGACGCGGTTCATGCGTTTCCCTTTTCCGTGAATGCGAAGACAGTTTCGCCAACGCCTGGCCAGGGAAGTGCTTGGATCCCTGGCCACTGATAAGAAAGCTGGACTAGGCCAGAACTTTGCGGGCCGGCGAAGCTTTGTGGACCATGGTGTAAGCGTACTCGATCCCCACACCGTATGCTCCGCCATGTTCGCGGAAGATATCCATCAGGGCGTCGTAATGTTCGCGGTGGGCCCAGTCACGTTGGAACTCGAGAACGGTTGCGACCGAGGTCATGCGAACGGCACCTGCTTGAACCATGCGGGAAAGTGCCGCTTCGTGAGCCGCCAGCGAAGTTCCGGCCGAAGCGTCTTCGACCACATAAATGTTGTACCCTTCGGCCAGCATGTTCAACGTCGGCCAGGTAATGCAGACCTCGGTCCACAATCCGCTGAGGATAACGTTCTTCTTGCCGGTCGCCTTGATCGCTTCGCGGAACGCAGGCGTATCCCACGAGTTCATTCCGGTGCGTTCGATCGGCTGCTGGTTCGGGAAGATGTCGAGCAGTTGCGGCCACATCGGACCACTGAACGACTCGGTTTCGACCGTCGTCAGAATCGTCGGGACACCAAACTCTTTGGCACCCTTGGCCAGCATCAAGACATTGTTCATCAGCAGTTGACGGTCGATACCGCTGCTGACACCAAACGACATCTGCGGTTGGTGGTCGATGAAGACCAACACGCTGTTGTCTGCCGTGATCAGTCCGCCGTCGGTGTTTGCGAGAATGTTCGCCATGGTTCAAAATCCTTCAGTTTGAAAAGTGAGTTGCAACAGATATCTAGTTAAAAAAATTCAATTGAGAGACCGGAGGTCATTTTCGAGCACGAAACAACAGCTCGCTAAGCGAGTTCAGTTCCTTTTCTGTCAGGTCTTGGAATTGCGAATCGTGCAGTTGATTGATAGGAGCATCGAGCTCTTGGAGCGTCGATTGTCCCTTCTCGGTGAGCGAGACCCACACGACTCGGCGATCGTCTTCGCTGCGATTGCGATCGACGAGCCCGGCAGTCACCATGCGTTCGACTAGCCGAGAGATGTCCGTCTGCAGCGAGATCATCCGTTCCGCGATCTGATAGGTTTGCATCGGCTTTCCTTCGCCACGCAGAATGCGGAGGGCATTGTATTGCGGGTCGGTCAGGCCGTGCTCTTTGAGCAGTCGCGAAACCTGAGTTGAAAGCAGGGCATGCGTTCGCATCAGGTTCAGATAGGCTTCCTGGCGAGGGCAGTTGAACGAAGTTCGCTTGCCGATCTCGCTGGCCAATCCGTTTCGCGTGTTGTCTTGTTTGCTGCTCATGTGTGTATTTGTACGGTGTAACGTATTGTGTTGCAACAGATAAAAGTGCCAAATGATCAAAATGGCTCAAGAGAGGGGATTCGGCAGGTTCTAGCTAGGAACCACTTCTTGCTCAGGAATTCCTAGCGGACGATGCGTGCTGGCGAAGTCTTGAATCACCGGCTTCGGTCCGTCTGGGTAAAGCCATGGGCGGAACAGCTTCGTAAGAAACGGCATGATCACCCATGCCAGCGAAGCGACAACGGCCACGTTCACGATCGCACGGATCAGCAGGTCATGCATGAAGCCGATCATCGGCGGGATCGTCATCGAGAAGAGCAGGGCACTCGGAAAGACGCCCAGCCAGGTCACGACAAACATCTTCCAACGCGGTGGACTGGTCTTCGGATCGCGAAAGAAGCCTTCCAGCCCATCCAGCCGATGACGCTTGGCATCATCGGCCACCAACGGTCGCGTGCGACGATGGAACTCTCGGTAGCTTTCCGAGTGGTAGAAGGCATCGCACGATTCCTGGCTGTCGAACGTGCGAAGGATGCCATACTCTTTGCCGAGTGACCCAGGTACAGGGGCGAGGAGCAACACACCCGATACGCCTGGCTCGTCGAGCGACTTCTTGGCGAACTCGCGCAACGCTGCTTCGTATTCGACTTCTTTACCTGGCTTGGCCTGATGGGTGATGGCGATATGAAACTGGCCCATGGGTCCGACTTCTGGCTAGGAACTCAAAAACGACGAATCAAAAACGATTCCGAACTTTCCTGCAGCGTCCCGGGGGCAAGGGCTACTTGAAAATATGGACCATGAATCGATGGTCGCCAATTTTCAGCCGAGATCTCTTCCAGGAAAGCGGAAACAAGGTGCAAACAATACACCAATTACGTCCTGGCAGGTGGTCGATTCGAAGCCATCTGGCGAGGTTCATCCGATATTCATGCCATGTTATTGATAGCGTTCCAGCGACTTTCCCTTAGCCGCTTTCAACGGGGATGAATCGCGCGATGGACGCGCAGGACGCGGATTATCGATCTCGATCGCACAGAAAATTCATGCTGGTGGGATCGGCGACATCGCTGCTGGTTCTTGAGTGCGCGTGTGGAAGATTGCACTCGTAACGGTCAGACTGCCGGACGATCAGGCAGCCAGTCGTGGGAATGGGTCGCTGTGGTAACTTATTGTCCACCTTTGTCGCGTTCGTTGGCGTCGGCAAATGCGGGCCGATCTGCGGAAAGAGGTGAGTGTTTCACTCGTTAAAGCCGCGTAGACAAGGCGTCACTGGAAAAGTGGAATAACTTTTGGGATTCGCAGCAACCGAACCAGACCTGCGACGTTAATCAGGTCACCAGAAGGTGCAACTTGCTTGAGGAAACATGCTATGTGGCAGATCGCCGCGTCCGTCGGAAGTTATGAGAGTGGAGCGGTAAACCATGCCACCGATGTGAAAACGGTTCAGCGGATGCTGACCGATATTGCTCGAAAGCTGAACGTGCCGGCCTTCAACCCAGGCGGCGTCGACGGTTTGATTGCTCGGGTCGCTTCTCAGTCGAGTACCGTCAAGGCGATCACGCAGTTTCAGGTTCGCCGCGTCGGCCTGGCCCAGGCCGATCAACGCATCGACGTCGGCGGCAAGACCTGGAAGGCGATGATCGCCGTCGTCGGTGCCGCCGCGCCTCCACCACCGAGAGCGATTGCCGGAGCGATCACGTTGACCGTGCAGCACGGCAACAAGTTCCCGCAGAAGACCAAACGCCAGGGAAGCGTGGCACCAACGTATGGCGGCACTTACGAGTCGAGCTTTGTCTTGTCTGGCGGGATTATCGGGACCTTTCGCGGATCGATCTGGCCCGACGATATGACGATCAAAGGGCACGTGATCGACGGCACCTACCCGCTGCATATCGGCTTTCATAAAGGTGGCAACAAAGCGAAGCAAACCGCAGCCGACCTGGTAGTGAAAGAGCAGGGAGTTCGGCCAGGTCTGTTGGTGAATGCGCGAAGTTCGGTCCCGGTGAAAAGCGATAACCCGGGCAAGACGATCTCTTCCGGAATCAACGTGCACAATGGTTTCTATAGTGCTCGGTTCTCGGATGGTTGTCTGACGTTGCATCCCAACGACTGGCAAAGGTTCATGCAGATCTTCATCGATGGCTTTCCCGACATCAACGATTGGCACACGCTGGGTAACAACACCGGCAAACGGATCGGCCAACTGATCGTCAAACCGTAACGTAGGATGGCTCTTCGAGCGGACAGAAACGAGAAACAAAAAAGGTTGGCTGCGAAGTTCCTCGCGGCCAACCTTTTTCAATTGTGGCGATCCGTGTGATCTGACGTTTGAAGTTAAGGCTTCGTCGGATCAGACCACGGAGCGTCTTCCGATGTGTTCTCTGGCGTCGACCAGGGAGCATCCTCTTCGCTCTTTTCGGTCTTCGATTTTTCGCCGTCGACCCCGCCGGAAAGTTCGGGTGGCGGCTTCAATTCGCCTGGGATTAAACCGCGCGTAGTGATCTGGGTCGTACCGAGGCCGCGACGATAGTCTTTGTGAATCACGCGTGCCGGGATGTCGGCCCGCGAGAAGAAACTAACGCTGGGGACTTCCCACTTGTTGACGATATCTTGAATTGACGCGTCGCCAAAGATCGTGAAGCGATCGGGCAAACCCCCACCCATGCCGCTGCTCCAAAGCACTTCTGGACCACGTACCAATTTAAGTGAATACTCGTTGGGGGTGTACGTGACCG
This genomic window from Bremerella sp. JC817 contains:
- a CDS encoding antibiotic biosynthesis monooxygenase; amino-acid sequence: MNRVHVAITHEARPGREADYETALREFARDSLHEPGTAGVLLLAPVPGSVGCEYGILRSFEDQASCDAFYRSQRFRDFHERTKSMVVEEATRRKIDGLEMFFRDPKKSPPRWKMAIITWLGVFPSVLFWGNVLPPVLVNLHSLIATAVTTMFVTVTLAWGVMPVLTRFFAPWLHPPVTHIGILDHGPATDSSSR
- a CDS encoding hydrolase; the protein is MANILANTDGGLITADNSVLVFIDHQPQMSFGVSSGIDRQLLMNNVLMLAKGAKEFGVPTILTTVETESFSGPMWPQLLDIFPNQQPIERTGMNSWDTPAFREAIKATGKKNVILSGLWTEVCITWPTLNMLAEGYNIYVVEDASAGTSLAAHEAALSRMVQAGAVRMTSVATVLEFQRDWAHREHYDALMDIFREHGGAYGVGIEYAYTMVHKASPARKVLA
- a CDS encoding antibiotic biosynthesis monooxygenase, which codes for MGQFHIAITHQAKPGKEVEYEAALREFAKKSLDEPGVSGVLLLAPVPGSLGKEYGILRTFDSQESCDAFYHSESYREFHRRTRPLVADDAKRHRLDGLEGFFRDPKTSPPRWKMFVVTWLGVFPSALLFSMTIPPMIGFMHDLLIRAIVNVAVVASLAWVIMPFLTKLFRPWLYPDGPKPVIQDFASTHRPLGIPEQEVVPS
- a CDS encoding MarR family transcriptional regulator; protein product: MSSKQDNTRNGLASEIGKRTSFNCPRQEAYLNLMRTHALLSTQVSRLLKEHGLTDPQYNALRILRGEGKPMQTYQIAERMISLQTDISRLVERMVTAGLVDRNRSEDDRRVVWVSLTEKGQSTLQELDAPINQLHDSQFQDLTEKELNSLSELLFRARK